A portion of the Stigmatella aurantiaca DW4/3-1 genome contains these proteins:
- a CDS encoding ABC transporter ATP-binding protein: MPSSSSPIVELQDVSKAYSEGDATREVLTRARLTLHRGEFAVLLGRSGSGKSTLLNLISGIDLPTQGTVRVEGKDLASLSERERTLLRRERIGFVFQAFNLLPTLTVEENVRLPLELTGRAGAEVDGRVKALLGRVGLTGRERSFPDRLSGGEQQRVAVARALAHTPPLLLADEPTGNLDEKTGLQVLDLLEELIRQGHAGALVVSHDEGLAARADRVFVLEAGQLVERPVRP; the protein is encoded by the coding sequence ATGCCCTCTTCTTCGTCCCCCATCGTCGAGCTGCAAGATGTCTCCAAGGCCTACTCCGAGGGAGATGCCACGCGCGAGGTGCTCACCCGTGCGCGGCTCACCCTGCACCGGGGGGAGTTCGCCGTGCTGCTGGGCCGCAGCGGCTCCGGCAAGTCCACCCTGCTCAACCTCATCAGCGGCATCGATCTGCCCACCCAGGGCACGGTGCGCGTGGAGGGCAAGGACCTGGCCTCCCTGAGCGAGCGGGAGCGGACGCTGCTGCGCCGCGAGCGCATCGGCTTCGTCTTCCAGGCCTTCAACCTGCTCCCCACACTGACGGTGGAGGAGAACGTGCGGCTGCCGCTGGAGCTCACCGGGCGCGCCGGCGCGGAGGTGGACGGGCGGGTGAAGGCGCTGCTCGGCCGGGTGGGGCTGACGGGCCGCGAGCGCAGCTTCCCGGACCGCCTGTCCGGCGGCGAGCAGCAGCGCGTGGCGGTGGCCCGGGCGCTGGCGCACACCCCGCCCCTGCTGCTCGCGGACGAGCCCACCGGCAACCTGGACGAGAAGACGGGCCTCCAGGTGCTGGACTTGCTGGAGGAGCTCATCCGCCAGGGCCACGCGGGCGCCCTGGTCGTCTCCCATGACGAGGGCCTCGCCGCCCGGGCCGACCGCGTCTTCGTGCTCGAGGCGGGCCAGCTCGTCGAACGTCCGGTGCGGCCATGA
- a CDS encoding type I polyketide synthase: protein MRDPIAIIGIGCRFPGGASSPRHLWDLLAQGRSAIVEVPKDRWDHRRYYDPDPDKPGKTYVRSGGFLQEPIDLFDAAFFSISPREAATLDPQQRLLAEVAWESLEDAGLPPDGLAGTQTGVYIGGFMLDSMLTHLGPVNRLLIGAHTAVGSTMTVLSNRLSFMFDFRGPSISLDTACSSSLVAVHLACQDLWSGTTTLGLAGGVNVMFRPETFVAMSKGKFLSTDGYSKSFDSRADGYGRGEGAGIVVLKRLADAVRDNDRIYALIRGTGVNQDGHSESMTAPSARAQEALIRHVCANASVSPTELHAFEAHGTGTAVGDPAEMGGLGAVSKRPGAQGPWVGSLKANIGHLEAAAGVAGLIKASLCLQHRQLPPQANLQKLNPAIPFGELGLRVPQRIEALEPRNGEALKMGVNSFGYGGTNAHCLLEQAPSSGALTRSPEASAKRTVSLSEPVLLPLSARSPEALRALARSYAGLLSSPERAPLADICFSAATRRSHHEHRLALVATEDVAGLVARLESFAANNPAEEGASGRTLPAAVAAKPVFVFTGMGPQWWAMGRELYERDALFRSTLDRCDALFQRIAGWSLLAQMLADEKSSNMARTDIAQPANAFLQIGLLELWRRAGVEPAAVVGHSAGEVAAAYAAGRFTLEQAMLVIYERSRIQAKAAGMGKMLAVGLAEEGARAIMKGREHAVSIAAINGPGAVTLSGDAKVIEEISAELEARGVFQRILKVEVPYHSPAMDGLKPELRRCLATLQPSVGTLPTYSTVTGGLVEGVSYDAEYWCNNIREPTLFAKATSQLLKDGYRLFLELGPHPVLLASIKECFAEARVEGRVLSSLRRMEPEQKTFAKALAELYTAGAHISWAGLYPEGSRFTQLPTYPWQREKHWNESEDALTDRRGSNEHTLLGPRISAPVPAWERALNAWFLPCLQDHRVRGSLVVPGATYVELALGVRRDLGFSEPHMLEDVRFENALVVAGNDEPVVRTTYDEATQTVAIYSRPRDNRTTWTRHATARLRKSLLVPPQEYIDLASLGAYAAAQVDTETLYRLLGVRGLDYGPSLRGIRWLRRGETELLAEIALPASEVARITADANVVLDPVWLDPCFQAMVAWLPEDDQRLYLPMGCRSIRCSRQPDPREPLFCYAQIQTRSAHALVSDLTLIDGNGQVVAKLSGVECAALADAEEKAPRPSFYDWTYEHIFEEAKPEEGGAKSSGGWIVFADRGGIGAELARALERSGVQDLVQVVRGEAFVRESDTRFQIRPGDAGDAGRLVEALGLARFRNIAYLFGLDASQVADAADVSEFLRVVMALAPGEGAAIRIVTRDAQRAVPGDALSSLAAAPLIGFSRVVAAELPHLRTRTIDLPRAASAAQPEMIERLARELLTETQEDEVALRDTGRFVRRLKSKPLPEWEERTEGAVGSEGGEQAFEVSLDGSDRRPRRASRQRPGRGEIEVKVASVTLTRGAVAQGRRSSTSLWPVELGGVVAAVGEDTPGFAPGQQVQALLAQEMSVIGTHAVVRLGRDWISPGAAQGRLLPFLTAEYALHVQGRLQPAERLLVLGNAGGIGSAVLELGRATGAQAAAVLDPETEQAPQGIRVFDRRSPTLSDELMAWTGGSGVDLLVNASVDPEPTMTGVVGAFGRLVDAGPVAPAEGLFTTAWPRGIACSRVDVAAMLQQRPQEAAERLQAVLKRLGELPALPSERWPVTRAGDARRWLSEHARENGIARLTLSFTEAGPVALSPAADERLFSADAAYLITGGFGGFGLSLARWMASEGARHLVLTGRKGAVTPEAKQLIQDLEAAGVRVTGAAADVSNKDDMRALFARIDATHPPLKGVLHTAAVLDDAPLADLNLERIQRVMAPKAGGAWILHELTKDRPLDFFVLFSSVAALIGNPRQGNYVAANSFLDALAEHRAASGLAAASVHWGVFGESGMAQGEAVRAYLESLGLHAMPPASVLGALKQVLRIRAPQIGIFDVSWPKLGRAAPALGRTLRTAHLIGDTQGGAQSEVERFRRHLAGLTLEARQPEIERFLTERLALILQIPVERVDPQKPLSMLGVDSLLSMQVQGTIREALGIEIPALELLRGGSLVQVASTLSAKFDGPATAAPAQAPSTEASQIERQVNNMSESEVETILRAMLEAQQGKGQVTP, encoded by the coding sequence GTGCGTGACCCTATCGCGATTATTGGTATTGGTTGTCGATTTCCAGGAGGCGCCAGCTCGCCTCGCCACCTCTGGGACCTGCTCGCACAAGGGCGAAGCGCGATAGTCGAGGTTCCGAAAGATCGCTGGGACCACCGGCGCTACTACGATCCTGACCCAGACAAGCCGGGCAAGACATACGTGCGCTCCGGCGGGTTTTTGCAGGAGCCGATCGATCTTTTCGACGCCGCCTTTTTCTCCATCTCCCCGCGCGAAGCGGCGACGCTCGACCCACAGCAGCGCCTGCTCGCCGAGGTCGCCTGGGAGAGCCTGGAGGACGCGGGCCTTCCGCCGGACGGCCTCGCGGGCACCCAGACGGGCGTCTACATCGGCGGGTTCATGCTCGACAGCATGCTCACGCACCTGGGGCCGGTGAACCGCCTGCTGATTGGCGCACACACCGCGGTCGGGTCGACCATGACGGTGCTCTCCAACCGGCTGTCGTTCATGTTCGACTTCCGGGGACCGAGCATCTCGCTGGACACCGCGTGCTCCTCCTCGCTCGTCGCCGTCCACCTGGCTTGCCAGGACCTGTGGAGTGGGACGACGACGCTGGGGCTTGCGGGTGGCGTCAACGTCATGTTCCGGCCCGAGACCTTCGTGGCGATGAGCAAGGGCAAGTTCCTGTCGACCGATGGGTACTCCAAGAGCTTTGACTCGCGCGCGGACGGCTACGGCCGGGGCGAGGGCGCCGGCATCGTGGTGCTCAAGCGGCTCGCTGACGCGGTGCGTGACAACGACCGCATCTACGCGCTCATCCGGGGCACCGGGGTCAATCAAGACGGCCACAGTGAGTCGATGACGGCGCCGAGCGCGCGCGCTCAGGAGGCGCTCATCCGCCACGTGTGCGCGAACGCCTCGGTGAGCCCCACCGAGCTTCATGCCTTCGAAGCCCATGGGACCGGAACCGCCGTGGGAGACCCCGCGGAGATGGGCGGGCTGGGCGCCGTGTCGAAGCGGCCTGGCGCACAGGGCCCGTGGGTGGGATCGCTCAAGGCGAACATCGGACACCTCGAAGCGGCGGCCGGCGTGGCGGGGCTGATCAAGGCAAGCCTGTGCCTGCAACACCGGCAGCTTCCTCCGCAAGCCAACCTCCAGAAGCTCAACCCAGCCATTCCCTTTGGGGAACTGGGGCTCCGCGTTCCGCAGCGCATCGAAGCGCTCGAACCCAGGAATGGTGAAGCGCTGAAGATGGGCGTCAACTCCTTCGGCTATGGCGGGACGAACGCGCACTGCTTGCTGGAGCAGGCGCCGTCCAGCGGCGCCCTCACGCGCTCCCCGGAAGCGTCGGCGAAGCGCACCGTGAGCCTGTCCGAGCCGGTGCTGCTGCCGCTCTCCGCCCGCAGCCCCGAGGCGCTTCGCGCGCTTGCCCGCTCCTACGCAGGCCTCCTTTCTTCTCCGGAGCGCGCGCCGCTCGCGGACATCTGCTTCTCCGCGGCGACCCGGCGGAGCCACCATGAGCACCGCCTCGCCTTGGTGGCCACCGAGGATGTGGCTGGGCTCGTGGCGCGGCTGGAGTCCTTCGCCGCCAACAACCCCGCGGAGGAGGGTGCATCCGGCCGCACGCTCCCGGCGGCGGTGGCGGCGAAGCCCGTCTTCGTGTTCACGGGAATGGGGCCCCAGTGGTGGGCCATGGGCCGCGAGCTCTACGAGCGGGACGCGCTGTTCCGCTCCACCCTCGATCGCTGCGACGCCCTCTTCCAGCGGATCGCGGGTTGGTCGTTGCTGGCGCAGATGCTCGCCGACGAGAAGTCCTCCAACATGGCGCGGACGGACATCGCGCAGCCCGCGAACGCGTTCCTGCAAATCGGTCTGCTGGAACTCTGGCGGCGTGCGGGCGTCGAGCCCGCGGCGGTGGTGGGTCACAGCGCCGGTGAAGTCGCCGCGGCCTATGCGGCGGGACGCTTCACCCTCGAGCAGGCCATGCTCGTCATCTACGAGCGGAGCCGGATCCAGGCGAAAGCCGCGGGGATGGGCAAGATGCTGGCGGTGGGGCTCGCCGAGGAGGGCGCGCGCGCCATCATGAAGGGCCGCGAGCACGCGGTGTCGATCGCCGCGATCAACGGACCGGGCGCTGTGACCCTGTCGGGCGACGCCAAGGTGATCGAAGAGATCTCGGCGGAGCTCGAAGCTCGCGGTGTCTTCCAGCGCATCTTGAAGGTCGAGGTGCCCTACCACAGCCCTGCGATGGATGGGCTCAAGCCGGAGCTTCGCCGTTGCCTGGCCACGCTCCAGCCCTCGGTGGGGACCCTTCCCACCTACTCCACGGTCACGGGCGGCCTCGTGGAGGGCGTGTCCTATGACGCCGAGTATTGGTGCAACAACATCCGCGAGCCCACCCTCTTCGCGAAGGCCACCAGCCAGCTCTTGAAGGATGGCTACCGGCTCTTCCTCGAGCTGGGCCCCCATCCGGTCCTGCTGGCCTCCATCAAGGAGTGCTTCGCGGAAGCGCGCGTCGAGGGACGGGTGCTCTCTTCGCTCAGACGAATGGAGCCAGAGCAGAAGACCTTCGCCAAGGCCTTGGCGGAACTCTATACCGCCGGAGCCCATATCTCATGGGCGGGGCTCTATCCCGAGGGCTCCCGCTTCACCCAGCTCCCCACCTATCCCTGGCAGCGGGAGAAGCACTGGAACGAGTCGGAGGATGCGCTCACGGATCGCCGCGGCTCGAACGAGCACACGTTGCTCGGGCCCAGGATCTCCGCGCCCGTGCCGGCCTGGGAGCGCGCGCTGAACGCGTGGTTCTTGCCTTGCCTCCAGGATCACCGTGTCCGGGGTTCGCTTGTCGTTCCAGGGGCCACTTACGTCGAGCTGGCGCTCGGCGTGCGCCGAGATCTGGGATTCTCCGAGCCGCACATGCTGGAGGACGTGCGGTTCGAGAACGCGCTCGTCGTGGCTGGCAACGATGAGCCCGTGGTGCGGACCACCTATGATGAAGCGACTCAGACGGTGGCCATCTACAGCCGTCCCCGCGATAACCGCACCACCTGGACACGGCACGCCACCGCGCGTCTTCGCAAGAGCCTCCTGGTACCTCCGCAGGAGTACATCGATCTTGCCAGCCTGGGGGCGTATGCCGCGGCCCAGGTCGACACGGAGACGCTCTACCGGCTGCTCGGCGTGAGGGGGCTCGATTACGGTCCAAGCCTTCGCGGCATCCGCTGGTTGCGTCGCGGTGAGACGGAGCTGCTCGCCGAAATCGCGCTTCCTGCCTCCGAGGTGGCGCGGATCACCGCCGACGCGAACGTGGTCCTGGATCCGGTCTGGCTGGACCCGTGCTTCCAGGCCATGGTGGCCTGGCTGCCCGAGGACGATCAGCGGCTCTACCTCCCGATGGGGTGCCGGAGCATCCGATGCTCCAGACAGCCTGATCCCCGGGAGCCGCTGTTCTGCTACGCGCAAATCCAGACGCGGTCGGCCCATGCGCTCGTGAGCGACCTCACCTTGATCGATGGCAATGGCCAGGTGGTGGCCAAGCTTTCGGGTGTCGAGTGCGCCGCGCTCGCGGACGCCGAAGAGAAGGCCCCCCGGCCGTCGTTCTACGACTGGACCTACGAGCACATCTTCGAGGAAGCCAAGCCCGAAGAAGGGGGCGCGAAGAGCAGCGGCGGCTGGATCGTGTTCGCGGATCGCGGTGGGATCGGTGCCGAGCTTGCGCGCGCGCTCGAACGGTCCGGCGTTCAGGACCTGGTCCAGGTGGTGCGGGGCGAGGCATTCGTCCGTGAGTCGGACACACGCTTCCAGATTCGCCCGGGAGATGCCGGGGATGCCGGCCGCCTGGTGGAGGCGCTGGGCCTCGCGCGGTTCCGGAACATCGCCTATTTGTTTGGCCTGGATGCGAGCCAGGTGGCGGACGCGGCGGACGTGTCCGAGTTCCTCCGCGTGGTGATGGCGCTGGCCCCGGGCGAGGGTGCGGCGATCCGCATCGTCACGAGGGATGCGCAGCGCGCGGTTCCGGGAGATGCATTGTCCTCACTCGCCGCCGCGCCCCTGATCGGCTTCTCGCGCGTGGTGGCGGCGGAGCTTCCGCATTTGAGGACGCGCACGATTGATCTCCCCCGGGCCGCTTCCGCCGCGCAACCGGAGATGATCGAGCGCCTCGCTCGCGAACTCTTGACGGAGACCCAGGAGGATGAGGTCGCGCTGCGTGACACTGGGAGGTTCGTCCGGCGCCTCAAGTCCAAGCCCCTCCCCGAGTGGGAGGAGCGGACGGAGGGGGCCGTGGGCTCCGAGGGAGGGGAACAGGCCTTCGAAGTCTCCTTGGACGGTTCGGACCGGCGCCCGAGGAGGGCTTCGCGGCAGCGTCCGGGACGAGGGGAGATCGAGGTCAAGGTCGCCAGCGTGACGCTGACGCGCGGAGCGGTGGCTCAGGGCCGGCGCTCGTCCACCTCCCTCTGGCCGGTGGAGCTGGGAGGCGTGGTGGCCGCAGTCGGCGAAGACACGCCAGGCTTTGCCCCCGGACAACAGGTACAGGCGTTGCTGGCGCAAGAGATGTCTGTGATTGGGACGCACGCGGTGGTGCGGTTGGGGCGCGACTGGATCAGCCCTGGTGCCGCGCAAGGGCGGTTGCTGCCATTCCTCACCGCCGAGTACGCGTTGCATGTGCAGGGCCGGCTCCAGCCCGCCGAGCGGCTCCTGGTGCTTGGAAATGCCGGAGGCATCGGCTCCGCGGTGCTCGAACTCGGGCGTGCCACGGGTGCTCAGGCCGCGGCGGTCCTGGACCCTGAGACCGAGCAGGCGCCCCAAGGGATCCGTGTCTTCGACCGGCGCTCTCCCACGCTCTCGGATGAGCTGATGGCGTGGACGGGGGGCAGCGGTGTGGACCTCCTGGTGAATGCGTCTGTGGATCCAGAGCCCACCATGACCGGCGTTGTCGGGGCCTTCGGCCGGCTCGTCGATGCGGGGCCGGTCGCACCGGCGGAAGGTCTCTTCACCACCGCCTGGCCACGGGGCATTGCCTGCTCCAGGGTGGATGTCGCGGCGATGCTACAGCAGCGTCCCCAGGAGGCCGCCGAGCGGCTTCAGGCTGTCCTCAAGCGGTTGGGAGAACTCCCGGCGCTCCCGTCGGAGCGCTGGCCAGTCACCCGCGCGGGCGACGCGCGGCGCTGGCTCTCGGAGCATGCTCGGGAGAATGGGATCGCCCGCCTCACGCTCTCGTTCACGGAAGCGGGTCCGGTGGCGCTCTCGCCCGCGGCGGACGAGCGCTTGTTCAGCGCGGACGCGGCCTACCTCATCACCGGCGGCTTCGGCGGCTTCGGTCTCTCCCTCGCCCGCTGGATGGCCTCGGAAGGCGCGCGTCACCTCGTGCTCACCGGCCGCAAGGGGGCTGTCACCCCCGAGGCCAAACAGCTGATCCAGGATCTTGAGGCAGCAGGGGTCCGGGTCACCGGGGCCGCCGCGGACGTCAGCAACAAGGACGATATGCGGGCGTTGTTCGCTCGGATCGATGCCACGCATCCCCCACTCAAGGGGGTGCTGCACACCGCGGCCGTGCTCGATGATGCGCCACTGGCCGATCTGAACCTCGAGCGCATCCAGCGTGTCATGGCCCCCAAGGCCGGTGGTGCGTGGATCCTCCATGAGCTGACGAAGGATCGCCCGCTGGACTTCTTCGTCCTGTTCTCCTCGGTTGCCGCCCTGATCGGCAATCCTCGGCAGGGCAACTACGTCGCCGCGAACAGCTTCCTGGACGCGCTCGCGGAGCATCGCGCCGCGAGCGGTCTGGCGGCGGCCAGCGTCCATTGGGGCGTCTTCGGAGAGAGCGGGATGGCCCAGGGCGAAGCGGTGCGTGCTTACCTCGAATCCCTCGGCCTCCACGCGATGCCCCCGGCCTCGGTGCTGGGAGCGCTCAAGCAGGTGCTGCGGATCCGGGCGCCCCAGATTGGGATCTTCGATGTCAGCTGGCCCAAGCTGGGACGCGCCGCTCCGGCCCTCGGCCGGACGCTGAGGACGGCGCACCTGATTGGGGACACCCAGGGAGGGGCGCAGAGCGAAGTGGAGCGGTTCCGCCGTCACCTGGCCGGGCTCACCCTGGAAGCGCGGCAGCCGGAGATCGAGCGCTTCCTCACGGAACGTCTCGCCCTCATCCTCCAGATTCCAGTCGAGCGCGTGGACCCGCAGAAGCCTTTGTCGATGTTGGGCGTGGACTCCCTTCTGTCGATGCAGGTCCAGGGGACCATTCGCGAGGCGCTCGGCATCGAGATCCCAGCGTTGGAACTCCTGAGGGGAGGGAGCCTGGTGCAGGTGGCGAGTACCCTGTCCGCGAAGTTCGACGGGCCGGCCACCGCGGCCCCCGCGCAGGCGCCCAGCACCGAGGCATCCCAGATCGAGCGGCAAGTGAACAACATGTCTGAGAGCGAAGTGGAAACGATCCTCCGCGCCATGCTGGAAGCCCAGCAAGGAAAGGGGCAGGTGACGCCATGA